In one Oreochromis aureus strain Israel breed Guangdong linkage group 2, ZZ_aureus, whole genome shotgun sequence genomic region, the following are encoded:
- the fgfbp1a gene encoding fibroblast growth factor-binding protein 1, whose amino-acid sequence MALLTNVTIILVLACISHQVMLGSCQKSGGRRGRGMDKGQHKDRSGAKVGRQTKSVSAQLMRGKVVTRDKLECAWVATGEDIVILSITCKKEDRSFSCEYTARPTACPEYASNVKLYWKQIGRELKKLNSLCQDSSAFVRAGMCRRAAREAHFRLNVTQRVKTSPLYTPTSPVKAVKSCQADNRRRAEEFCNNPWSSVCTFLFTMVQDYDC is encoded by the coding sequence ATGGCTCTCCTCACAAACGTCACTATCATCCTGGTCCTGGCTTGTATTTCCCATCAGGTGATGTTGGGTAGCTGCCAGAAGAGCGGTGGACGGAGGGGACGAGGCATGGACAAAGGACAGCACAAGGATAGGTCAGGAGCAAAAGTGGGCCGCCAAACAAAGTctgtctctgcacagctcaTGAGAGGCAAAGTGGTCACCAGAGACAAGTTAGAATGTGCCTGGGTTGCAACAGGTGAAGATATCGTCATTCTCAGCATCACGTGCAAGAAGGAGGACAGGAGCTTCAGCTGCGAGTATACTGCCAGACCAACTGCTTGTCCTGAGTATGCCTCAAATGTTAAACTTTACTGGAAGCAGATCGGCAgggagctgaagaagctaaacaGTCTCTGCCAGGACAGCAGTGCTTTTGTCAGGGCAGGTATGTGCAGAAGAGCTGCCAGAGAGGCTCATTTCAGACTGAATGTAACACAGAGGGTGAAGACTTCTCCACTGTATACCCCAACTTCTCCAGTCAAAGCTGTCAAATCCTGTCAAGCTgataacaggaggagagcagaggAGTTCTGCAACAACCCCTGGTCAAGTGTTTGCACATTTCTATTTACTATGGTGCAGGATTATGATTGCTga
- the fgfbp2a gene encoding fibroblast growth factor binding protein 2a, protein MWAQTAALLLACCLWPAEAQTERGQSIWDPPIKFNTKAKDSCTMIVTGQGEFTRLRLACQRNKRSYWCDYMGKPQTCTPYNKNPRHYFVQMMWNLRKLDNACQAPRQIKPHMCRKATDDSQMVFSSSSFSQSRAEASSRKVARPQRRPRPTRQADTKSIREPQKETTTQETSTQPPPTTPPVESNAKRMARQNCWRSLQGICSFFIGLFRN, encoded by the coding sequence ATGTGGGCCCAGACCGCTGCTCTGCTGCTCGCCTGCTGCCTCTGGCCAGCTGAGGCTCAGACTGAAAGGGGTCAAAGCATCTGGGATCCACCTATCAAATTCAACACCAAGGCTAAAGACTCATGCACCATGATTGTCACCGGTCAAGGGGAATTCACGAGGCTGAGACTGGCATGCCAGAGGAACAAGCGCTCTTACTGGTGTGACTACATGGGCAAGCCTCAGACCTGCACCCCTTACAACAAAAATCCTCGACACTATTTCGTGCAGATGATGTGGAACCTGAGAAAGCTGGACAATGCCTGCCAGGCACCAAGACAGATTAAACCTCACATGTGCAGGAAGGCAACTGATGACTCTCAGATGGTCTTCTCATCATCTTCATTCTCCCAGTCACGAGCAGAGGCTTCTTCTAGGAAAGTAGCAAGACCTCAACGTCGGCCTAGACCAACAAGACAAGCTGACACAAAATCTATTCGAGAGCCACAAAAAGAAACGACCACTCAGGAAACTAGTACTcaaccaccaccaacaacacctCCTGTTGAGAGCAACGCTAAAAGAATGGCTCGGCAGAATTGCTGGAGGTCGTTGCAGGGCATCTGCTCGTTCTTCATTGGTTTGTTTCGTAATTAA